cacaaaataGGACATTAATCATGAGCTCCATCGTGCTGTGCGATCGTGCTTTTTGTGTGTTCTGTGCCGCAAGTGGTATCCGCATGAAGCAGTATATTAGTCCATATTATTCAGCACGGTACAGGGATAAGGTGGGCCAAGGGTCTCGGCTGTGCTGGGAGGCTGTGTAGAAGTCGGTGGACTCTCACACTCCCCCAGGATGCTAGGCTGTGACTCCGTAGTCTCCTGTCCTGCACAGCTAACTAGGACCAgcaatctgtttagccttgagtgAGGTAATTAAACTGCTTGGGTAATTTCATGGGAAAAGGCGTGACCTCCTGTAGGACACCCTGTAATTCCCCTCGCATGTGACATGAGCCAGACTGCACTGGACTTCAGCAGGCCCACGTTTCAGACCAGCGTCCCATTCTGAAGGCTGTGCAGTCAGACACCCCCACCCAGTCTCATTTTGTTGTTCCTGCATATTTAGCACATTAATAGTGCCTACTGAATGGTTTCTGCTGTGCATTGTTATGCAGCATCACCCCAGGCCTGGGGGGTGAAACGTCACCTCCTGGTTTTTATCCTTCCAGCTCTCTCCTGAAGCTTTGTAAGGGAATAGCCGCTAATCAGTCCACTGATTTCCTGAGATCCGCGGATAACGAAGCGTTGGATTTAAGCACCTTGTGTGATTCTGAagagctgaggggggggggtaccacACCTTTAGTGCCGGATGTCCCCCTAAACAGGCTCAGCATTGGGGCTTCCACAGAGAGGCCTGTGTTAGGCTTGGTGTTTAGGTGATGCATTGCAGTGACCGGTGTTAGCTTGGAGCATCAtgcaagttttaaaaaaaaaaaaaaaaaaggtcaaagGTTAACGCGCATGCCGTGGCTAACGCCGCAAGAACACCATGGGTGTGGCATAAACTATTAGAGCATGTGTGGCATGCgggataccttcataatgcattcatagaacattcataagcagcatgcaagtacaccttaacatcctaataacccttaacagctttaatatacattaataacaaacattacatgatatACAAtgataatgtttgttattattatataatgtttgttattaatgtgtattacagctgttaaaggATGTTAGgatacatacatgatgtttatggatgttttatgaatacttaatgaatacattaaggtgcactgaacattttatgactgtaatataaaagcattatgaaggtgcagttaatgtaatgCGTTACCCAATAAACGAAGGGTGATGTTTGTAACTCTTCAGCGAGGAGTTGCTTCCTCGTGTCCCTAGCCCTCAGCTTCCACACTGATGTGCCCCTTTAAGCTCTCTCTTATTCCATTGTTTACAGTAGCCTACatcatttatgttttttttttaaataccgtaatatacagtataccgGGGTGAAATGTCTAGACGGTATGAAAAAACTGCAGAGTGTTTCCTGTGGATCTAGAGGGTTGATGTGGGGGCAATGTGACCTTCTCATTGGCATGGTGTCTAAGGGCACCAGGCTGGGCACTTACTCAGTGGACAGGCCATTGTTGTacatgttgttgttgttattattgttgttgtttgttgttttgtgatGACGTATTCCTTCTCTGTCTATGGAGGTAAATGAACACTTAATAATTGTATGAATTAATATACGCTAGTTATGTTTCAGTGAGTTATGACTATGTGCTTTTTAGGGGTTGCTAAATTAAGTCCTCAGcagttcttctgtctccagtGCTTCACTCAACGATACTGTAGTCAATAAAGGGGGAGAAGTTaccacctgcccccccaccacaaccACCTCTGCCATTCTCCGACACGTTCATTCATTTCGCATTCACACTGGTGTCATAAAGCTACCGCTAAAGTTTACTAGGTCTCCAGGGGGTAGATTAGCGGGTAGACTTTACTGTTTTGCTTTCATTCCCACACCATAACGGTAAAATAGTGATATTTAAACGGGTTTCAGTGTGCGTGAAAATGGGGTATAGGACAGCAAAAACTTTGGGGTGGCAGGCAACCACAGAGAAATGTTACCAGCAGAATGCCCAAGCCAAGTGTGCCCCAAAATGACCTTGTTGTTCTCTCTTCACAGAAGAGGAAGCGCcgggagaaggaggaggatgCCGTCAGCCTGTGCAGTTTTGATTTCAAAGTGAGTGTCCAGCCCGGTCCCCTTACACACCATGCCAGCAAGAAGGCTGCCTTGAAATCACAAAATGAGGTTTTTGCAGAAAGCTCTAGAAGGATCACATCACAGCACAGTAGAGTCCTCCTTTGTGCCCACAGTTACTGCTCATGCCGTGACTTACTCAGGGCAAACACAACACTAAGCGGGTGtcacactgtctaaatattacACCTGGAAGTGAAGCATGGTGTTTACTCACCTCTGGGGAACTGATCATTTGGGAGAGTGCAGGGTAGTTCACTCCCCCAATACCAGGGGTGCCCACACTTTTCcagctacttataaatgaccaagtcaaaatgattgacctactataaaaatgcaaaacatatatttatgtataaaattattgagtattctttattactattattattattatttataataataattataataattattattactgttcttattattaatttccctttgggataaataaagtcTTTTTaaattgaactgggattttagttccttcacctttctctttctcagctcgcttttcggagggaagttaatgccgtagtttttatgaacagtgatgtgattcatttttataccctttcttaagtttagtagaaatcaATTGAATGCTAACTGGGTAACTCGGTAGTTTTCTAGACTTGTAGCAGCTGCCGCGGTTAATCgcatcatccatcctctattttttttttgaatgccatacgatctacccaGACTACCTTTGCTATTgaccagtagatcgcgatcgatgtattgggcacccctgccctagacACACCCCCCCACTGGATCCTGCCCCAATCCCATGTCCCCTACGCGAGTTGTTACAGGTAAAGAGAACCTAGATCCTGACATGGGGAAGGGGGGGACTGCACTGGGTCGGGTTATCCTTGGGGACTCAAGGCAATGGCCATGCCCCCAGCAGCCGTTCCTGAGCCATGGGGAGCGCATATAGATATGCATACACAGACTGACCAGAACCCGACTGCGGGGCGTTCTGCCAGCCTGAACCTGGGAGGGCGGCGTAACCGGAACCCGACGGCAAGGTGTCCCACCGGCCCGAACCTGGGAGGGTGCCGTGACCGGAACCCGACTGTGGGGTGTCCCGCTGGCCGGAACCCGACGGCAAGGTGTCCCACCGGCCCGAACCTGGGAGGGTGCCGTGACCGGAACCCGACTGTGGAGTGTCCCGCTGGCCCGAATCTGAAAGCTAGGCGTCCCGCTGGCCCGAGTCTGGGAGGGCACCATGACCCGAACCTGACGACAAGGCGTCCCATTGGTCAGAACCTGGGAGGGCCTTGAGTGACGCAGCTGCGCTTTGTTGGTTACCTGGTCTGTTTGGTAGCAACCAGGAATGCACTGAGGGCAGCGCCTAGTGGCACATtgttccactttgttataacaAGGATGTTTTTTTCAAGAGGAGGTTTTGTTTTGACGGGCCGTCCACCTCGCTTTGCCGCAAGATAAAGATGTGCTGTTTTGATGGCCCCCGCTCGTTCTCAAATTGTCCAGTGGCGATACAGTCGCTCCCAGTCTCACGTCTCTCTGCCTGCGTCTCGGGGGGGTCTCTGCGTTACTGTTCACACCAGCGTTATCTGGCTGCATCGAGCTATGAAGGTTTCACGTTGTTCTAATTCTAGATaagactaaataaataaatgagtggGAATGAAGGCCAGTGGCTTTGGGAGAACCGGGCTGTGACCTTGAGGCAGTCAGCTTATGGTCCCAGCAGGCGTGTTTCTGTCGAACCCTAGTGCAGTCTTTTCAATGAGAACTTCCACTATAATAACtcacaataatagtaataataatacaataatgaTCAATGTACTGTGGAGGAATCTGGTGTAAGGACCAGTGAGTGTACACCACACACTATTAGCAGGTATGGTACTGTAACGGATCAGCAGGTTTGGTTTGGTGCCATGGATCAGGAAGGATCTGAGCTAAGTATGTTTTGGAAGGTCATGAGATCTGGGTGAACGCAGGTCGCTGCAGGAAGCCCGCAGGTCCAGGCGAACCCAGACACACCCTGtatcaccccccctcccatgaaCCCCCCCTACACAAGTGCTAATGCAGACAGTCGCTGTGTGAGCCACCCCCCCTGGGCTCTCTATTGACGGTCTAATGGGCCGTTTCGCTCTCTCTCCCCAACACACAAACACCGAATAACAAACAGACTCCCACCTTAGGCCAGACCAGCAAAAGGTGGGGGGAACGAAAAGGGCCCCCAGGAACGGGTAAGAAATTTAATACTTGATGGCAAATTAATACCTCAGCAAgtggcctgcccccccctcccagttcTTCTCCTGATGACTTCATGTTGTGTTGTGCATTCACCTGAACCGCTTATCCAGCCTTAACATTTTACGTATATTTACCCCCTTTGTAAAAAAAGTGCTTTAAATGCAGTACTCCTGTTAAATGCAGTACTCCTGTTAAATGCAGTACTCCTGTTAAATGCAGTACTCCTGTTATTTTATGGTACATTGGCAGTAATTCAGTAAAACTAATCAGCATGTATTAATTAAAACTGGCCCTGACCGTTTAGATTCTTGGCAGTGTAGTCTGCATATATTTAACTTGTATAAAGCACGAGGCTCTGCTCGTTCTGCTAAGCCACACACCCTAGCCATTCCTGGAGCCAATGACATCGCAGGCTGTTGTGGCCCCTCCCTGCCTCAGTACTTAAGCCTTCCTTTCTGCCTGGGCATCAGAtcacagtgagcagggagaatGTAACAGATACCAtcgcgtttgtgtgtgtgcgcactgGATGTGAAGTTACAGTGGGAGCAGAACAAAACCAAGCAGGCTGCCTTTTTTGTTTCTAAACTTGGTTTGTTAACTGCGGATTACCAGAAGAAGCAAAAGAATAACTGGGGATTGGGCAGACGCTATGGTGGCTTACGATGAACTGGGAAGTCTGGTGCCTATTAAACGGACACTGCAAGTGATCGACCAGCAGAACCATTCCTACAAAGAGTCTGAGGTGAGATGGCTCCTTTGCCCTGTCCTAAATGCTCCTCTGAGGCCGTTCAAAGGTCTTTATGAATGTTTCCTGCGATTGGCTGAGAACCGACAGCACCTGTTTTGTATCTTTGCTATCTGTTCGCCTTGCCCTCTCTTATCGCGGCTGACGTGCCTTCAGTCAACACATCCTCCGCAGTGAGCTCATACAGGTGCCTTACTGTGCAGATGTGGGGGAAAGGTCACTGAGAGTTTGGGGAAAGACCTTAATTACTGTCCACCTTGGAGGAGCTGGGTGTTCCTGGGGGGCTCAAGGTCTGCAAGACATCAGAGGAGGGCTAGGGGGCAATTTATGTAACTGCTGTTGCATTTGTACATGTCTGAGGTTGTGGGATTTAGGACAGGAGCCCCCCCCCTACCCTCCTGGGTGGTGAAAACACCAACCCCCAGCCTCTTGGGGGGCGAAAacaccagcccccaccccagctgAGTATTCACTCAGTTCCCCATCTACACCTCTGCAGTTTGCTCGCTGTTCCTCCCATGAAGTCCTTCCTTCCTCATGGCTGAAAATGCAAGTTTATCTCTGCTTTTGTAGACGTTCCTGGGTAACTGGTGTTGGCGGCCGTGTAGCTGTGTACCGTCAATGCAGGTCTGTACAGTTGCTGCTTTGTAGTCCAGCTCTGGGTAACGCAGTGAGCCCTGCATCTGTGACTGCAAGCCCACCGCTGCTCCGCATATGGATGGTTTCCTGTCTGGCTGCTGCTCCCTGTTCTCTCTCTCCTGGaaccaacctcccccccccttgcctGAAAGACCccgttgtggttttttttttccccctcaccAGCCCTGTCTGAAGTTTGGGGAGGGAAACAGTGTCGGGAAATGTTCCAGAACAAACTCTGGAAAATGTTCATCCCCCCTCAGTCTGAGATTTATGAGGCCTCCCCCAGGGTTAGCAAAGTGGCCTAGCAGAGAGCTGTTTGAAGTCAACTAGACTCCTCATGTTAGTGCCCCCTCCCGTCCGCCCCCGGCCCCCAGGGCTGCGTGTGAAGTAGCTTCGCTGTGTTTAGACTACAGCCTTGTCTCATTTGCCGGCTCTGTCATTAGGAGCCCAGGTGcagccccgccccgccccccccctcgggTGAACAGCCACCCAAACCCTATTTACACTTTCGCACAGAGATGTGTGCCGCTGGAGGGGGCAGCACATAACCGTAAATGCTGATATGAGCGCCGCCGCGGCGCAGCCAGTGGGCAGGGCGCCACACTGTTCACCCGCCGCTTACCGTTAGCGATGGAGCCCTCCCAGTCACTCTGATCCCCTTGATCCCtgcccgggggtggggggcaggctgCTGTCGTAACCTGTCAGGGCACCTGGAAGCTCCCTTGGCGGTGAGCTGGGCCCAGCGGCCGCTGTCACGCGAGACCTGCCCCAACACGACTCACAGAAGCCTGAGCTCATGTGACACTCCCTAGCAGTGCCTGAGCGCAGACGTGTTCGTTACTCTCACtggcactgcactgcactgcactgcactgcacgcTGGTCTCTACTGAACAgggggcagggatgggggggggggtaacagctGAGGTGGGGGTCTCCTACATTCCTGGCATTATACTCCCTCCAGCACAGGACTCATAAGCAGTCATTGTGCCCTGATGTCATGGGGGGTTAGCAGCTGCTGTCCCAGATGGTGTGACCCCAAGTTGGGGTCACTCTGACCCCACCGCCCAACAGCCACTCACACAGTTGTCCCTCctcctctcactctctcacaggAACCGTGTAATAAGCGTGTGCGACCGCTGGGCAGGGTGACGTCACTCGCCAACCTGATCTCCCCCGTCAGAAATGGGGCCGTCCGGCGTTTCGGACAGACCATCCAGGtgagctccccccccctcacacacacacacacacacggcagatTGTGCTATTACACGGCGCCTGGGGCATTGTGGGTAACGGACCCTTATCCCCTCCCCCGCAGTCCATCTCCTTCCGAGGTGACGGCAAGTCCCCGGGCATGGCCCAGAAGCCCTGCAGCAAGGCAGCGGCACCCACTCCCCCCAAGAGGAGGAACAGCACGCTGTGGTCCGAGACCCTGAACGTGCACCAAAAAGGCACCTTTTCTGCCAAGGAGATAAAGAGGCAGGAGGTGAGTCTGGCATGTGAGCAGTGTGACACCCAGGGCATCATGGGAGGTGTAGTTCTCTTTAACCCTGTTTTGCCTCTCTATCACCAGGCCATACATGAGCTGTCTCGGGGGGAGCAGGACCTGATTGACGACCTGAAGCTTGCACGGAAGGTATGCCACGTGCACGCTGCACCAGTATGCACTGATTTTCAGGAACGTAAACGGGCAGACTGACCGACACCCACTCTGTCCGCAGGCGTATCACGACCCAATGCTCAAGCTGTCAATCATGTCAGAGGAGGAGCTGAGCCACATATTTGGTGACCTGGACGCATACATCCCCCTCCATGAGGGTAAGGTGGCGCTGCTGTGGCATGGCTGTGGCATTGGCGGGCGGGTGGAAGCCCAACGGGGCCCTTCTAATGTTTTCTCTTACTTGCAGACCTGCTGACTCAGTTGGCAAAGGCCACCCGCCCTGACGGCACCGTGGAGCAGATCGGACACATTGTGGTCAACTGGGTAAGTACCCGCCCTCACCCCACTATCCCAATCAGCCAATGTGATCAAATCATTCAGACTATTAGTCAGCTGCTTAATCATTAGTCAGCCATCTAACCAATCAGGTCAGCCATCTGTACTGATCACCATCGAGGGGTCTGTCATGGACAAACAGTGAGGTGAGGGATCTCCCCGTGACCTGACTCCTTTGCTCCGCCCACAGCTGCCCCGCCTCAACGCCTACCGCGACTACTGCAGCCGGCAGCTGGCCGCCAAGGCACTGCTGGACCAGAAGAAACAGGACCCACGTGTGCAGGACTTCCTGCAGCGCTGCCTGGAGTCGCCCTTCAGCCGCAAGCTGGACCTATGGAGTTTCCTGGACGTGCCGCGCTCCCGCCTGGTCAAGTACCCTCTGCTGCTGAAGGAGATCCTGCGGCACACGGCCCCCGAGCACCCCGATGCAGCCGCCCTGGAGCGTGCGGTAGgtcccccgccccgccccctgcTCCCACATCCGGCCCCGCCCCCGGCGACCCCTCACTCAGACCCTCCCCTCTTCCTCGGTCCCCAGATCTCCATCATCCAGACGGTGCTGTCCGACATCGACGTGAAGAAGGGCGAGAGCGAGAGCCAGTACTACATAGACAAGTTGGAGTTCCTGGACGAGCGGCAGCGGGACCCGCGGCTGGCACAGTGCCGCACCCTGCTGTGCCACGGCGAGCTGCGGGGCAAGGGCGGCACGGTGAGCGCCCCCTCCTCCTGCCACATGCCGGCCCACTGGGCCACTTCCCATACTGGCCGAGTTTACAGGAATAACTATTTCCAAAAAAAAGGAACTGAGAGCTTTGTTTAGAGATGTGATATCATCACTGACTAATATCTCTGTGATAACCGCAGCTTTTCGGAAATGAATCGTTTCTGGAACCATCCCCTAAATCACCT
This window of the Paramormyrops kingsleyae isolate MSU_618 chromosome 1, PKINGS_0.4, whole genome shotgun sequence genome carries:
- the net1 gene encoding neuroepithelial cell-transforming gene 1 protein isoform X1, translating into MDDAKEPRVSTEGAQEGSFAVPETPAGSRTSKASKRPTLRRGSSFTFLTPGPQWDFSLKRKRREKEEDAVSLCSFDFKEPCNKRVRPLGRVTSLANLISPVRNGAVRRFGQTIQSISFRGDGKSPGMAQKPCSKAAAPTPPKRRNSTLWSETLNVHQKGTFSAKEIKRQEAIHELSRGEQDLIDDLKLARKAYHDPMLKLSIMSEEELSHIFGDLDAYIPLHEDLLTQLAKATRPDGTVEQIGHIVVNWLPRLNAYRDYCSRQLAAKALLDQKKQDPRVQDFLQRCLESPFSRKLDLWSFLDVPRSRLVKYPLLLKEILRHTAPEHPDAAALERAISIIQTVLSDIDVKKGESESQYYIDKLEFLDERQRDPRLAQCRTLLCHGELRGKGGTKLHVFLFTELLVLTRPVMRGERQCFQVYRQPIPVQNLVLEDLQDGDVRMGGSFRGAFGNAERAKNIFRVRFRDPSQGQSHTLQVNDVFHKQQWLNCLRSAMAVQQGDPETQDPAQVTESKCCPSDGPAHTPMDEIDENCPEAANSAPDSAPSSPQAVEPQNTQTAKATGKSVPKTKKEKKSQSSLGKRKETMV
- the net1 gene encoding neuroepithelial cell-transforming gene 1 protein isoform X3 produces the protein MVAYDELGSLVPIKRTLQVIDQQNHSYKESEEPCNKRVRPLGRVTSLANLISPVRNGAVRRFGQTIQSISFRGDGKSPGMAQKPCSKAAAPTPPKRRNSTLWSETLNVHQKGTFSAKEIKRQEAIHELSRGEQDLIDDLKLARKAYHDPMLKLSIMSEEELSHIFGDLDAYIPLHEDLLTQLAKATRPDGTVEQIGHIVVNWLPRLNAYRDYCSRQLAAKALLDQKKQDPRVQDFLQRCLESPFSRKLDLWSFLDVPRSRLVKYPLLLKEILRHTAPEHPDAAALERAISIIQTVLSDIDVKKGESESQYYIDKLEFLDERQRDPRLAQCRTLLCHGELRGKGGTKLHVFLFTELLVLTRPVMRGERQCFQVYRQPIPVQNLVLEDLQDGDVRMGGSFRGAFGNAERAKNIFRVRFRDPSQGQSHTLQVNDVFHKQQWLNCLRSAMAVQQGDPETQDPAQVTESKCCPSDGPAHTPMDEIDENCPEAANSAPDSAPSSPQAVEPQNTQTAKATGKSVPKTKKEKKSQSSLGKRKETMV
- the net1 gene encoding neuroepithelial cell-transforming gene 1 protein isoform X2 gives rise to the protein MQWPGWPQKGPRYSRLGLWPTLRRGSSFTFLTPGPQWDFSLKRKRREKEEDAVSLCSFDFKEPCNKRVRPLGRVTSLANLISPVRNGAVRRFGQTIQSISFRGDGKSPGMAQKPCSKAAAPTPPKRRNSTLWSETLNVHQKGTFSAKEIKRQEAIHELSRGEQDLIDDLKLARKAYHDPMLKLSIMSEEELSHIFGDLDAYIPLHEDLLTQLAKATRPDGTVEQIGHIVVNWLPRLNAYRDYCSRQLAAKALLDQKKQDPRVQDFLQRCLESPFSRKLDLWSFLDVPRSRLVKYPLLLKEILRHTAPEHPDAAALERAISIIQTVLSDIDVKKGESESQYYIDKLEFLDERQRDPRLAQCRTLLCHGELRGKGGTKLHVFLFTELLVLTRPVMRGERQCFQVYRQPIPVQNLVLEDLQDGDVRMGGSFRGAFGNAERAKNIFRVRFRDPSQGQSHTLQVNDVFHKQQWLNCLRSAMAVQQGDPETQDPAQVTESKCCPSDGPAHTPMDEIDENCPEAANSAPDSAPSSPQAVEPQNTQTAKATGKSVPKTKKEKKSQSSLGKRKETMV